One segment of Manduca sexta isolate Smith_Timp_Sample1 chromosome 27, JHU_Msex_v1.0, whole genome shotgun sequence DNA contains the following:
- the LOC115455774 gene encoding epidermal growth factor receptor isoform X1: MIAARALLWCLCVIALGSAAAGARAHRAHHGTPLRHKHSEFVKGKICIGTNGRMSVPSNRETHYRNLRDRFTNCTYVDGNLELTWLQNETMDLSFLKYIREVTGYVLISQVSVRKIVLPQLQIIRGRTLFKLNVRDEEFALVVTMSTAFTLELPALRDVLRGSVGIYNNYNLCHVKTINWDEIITGVNATYVYVYNFTTPERVCPRCHPSCEMGCWGEGPENCQKFSKTNCSPQCAQGRCFGPNPRDCCNTFCAGGCTGPKANQCLACRNFYDEGTCSQECPQMQIYNPTTYSWEPNPNGKYAYGATCVRNCPEHLLKDSGACVRSCPPNKTAVNGECIPCNVTCPKTCRAENPIHSGNIESFKDCTIIDGSIEILEMTFTGFQHVNRDYSFGEHYASMEPDALEVFSTVREVTGYLNVQAHHPNFTSLSYFRNLEVIGGRQVVENLFAALYIVKTSLKSLGLKSLKRVNSGAIAIMENRYLCYAEKIAWNKLVKSKDHKQIIQKNGDPRTCEKSNLVCDPQCSEDGCWGPGPDQCLACQNFKFGETCIQNCSVHPGLYKAGAKICKQCHAECLDGCTGPSRANCTRCKHVRDGPYCVAECPDSRYASENGTCLPCHYNCINGCTGPTNTVGPGGCNSCKKAIISADARVESCLKEDESCPDGYYNEWVGNVKPLEGKVKVACRKCHPLCKKCSGFGIHKQVCQVCNGFNRGDQCEDECPADHYTDEVGRICTPCHSECKGCTGPGSTDCIKCKNFKVFLSDVNTADQRLEFNCTLTCPDSLPHKIFLDEQLQDQIEEPYCSEHANGHSSTATARTPTVLVIFLVLACMILIVLAIIGYTCRQKAKAKKDAVKMTLVLTGCEDNEPLRPTNVKPNLAKLRIVKEAELRRGGMLGFGAFGKVYKGVWVPEGENVKIPVAIKVLKEGTGANTSKEFLEEAYIMASVEHPNLLQLLAVCMTNQMMLITQLMPLGCLLDYVRTHKEKIGSKAFLNWCTQIARGMAYLEDKRLVHRDLAARNVLVQTPNCVKITDFGLAKLLDINEDEYKAAGGKMPIKWLALECIQHRIFTHKSDVWAFGVTIWEILSYGARPYENISARNVPELIENGLKLPQPSICTLDIYCVMVSCWMLDADSRPTFKQLADTFAEMARDPGRYLVIPGDKFMRLPSYSTQDEKELIRNLSSAMEGSESLVEADEYLQPKFKAVPGTASTNSASAGIETQTSSLKPCTSSSWANNGTGPDGVVSENNGPKPETWDHELLRYNHQGNQDGADMRHYYNNGVCVSDSSSSRYCSDPMKTRTEVSIEGNFDSMSKIKEAQVGSLKLNLPLDEDDYLMPSPQHNQNASTYMDLIGEGGEPQEVKDLRFSTFGGSKRCIDNPEYLMSDESVPTQTLGIPTEPVPLESICVSDGSGSDSTPRPGPSKYLPQRSVEEESMSDHEYYNDLQRELQPLRRNETTV; encoded by the exons ATGATCGCTGCCCGTGCGTTGTTGTGGTGCCTGTGCGTGATCGCTCTGGGGAGCGCGGCCGCCGGTGCGCGCGCGCACCGTGCCCACCACGGCACTCCCCTCAGACACAAACATTCGGAATTCGTTAAAGGAAAAA TATGCATCGGTACAAACGGACGGATGTCAGTCCCGTCGAACCGCGAGACTCACTACCGGAATCTTCGCGACCGCTTCACTAACTGTACCTACGTCGACGGCAACCTTGAGCTAACATGGCTACAGAACGAAACCATGGATTTATCTTTCCTAAAGTACATACGAGAAGTAACAGGCTACGTGCTCATATCTCAAGTGAGCGTTCGAAAAATCGTGCTGCCCCAACTCCAGATCATCCGCGGACGCACTCTCTTCAAGCTAAACGTTAGAGATGAAGAATTTGCTCTGGTGGTAACAATGTCTACGGCATTCACTCTCGAGTTGCCGGCGCTTCGGGACGTGCTGCGCGGCAGTGTGGGCATCTACAACAACTACAACTTGTGCCACGTCAAGACTATTAACTGGGATGAAATAATAACAGGCGTAAATGCAACGTATGTATACGTGTATAATTTTACAACACCGGAACGAGTATGTCCTCGCTGCCATCCCAGTTGTGAAATGGGCTGCTGGGGAGAAGGCCCTGAAAACTGCCAAAAGTTCTCGAAGACAAACTGTAGCCCGCAATGTGCACAAGGACGCTGCTTTGGGCCGAACCCTCGAGATTGTTGCAACACCTTCTGCGCCGGAGGATGTACGGGTCCAAAAGCTAACCAATGTCTTGCCTGTAGAAACTTTTATGATGAAGGCACTTGTTCTCAAGAATGTCCACAAATGCAAATATATAACCCTACTACATATTCTTGGGAGCCGAACCCAAATGGAAAGTATGCATATGGAGCAACATGCGTCCGTAATTGTCCCGAGCACTTATTAAAAGACAGCGGTGCGTGTGTCAGGAGCTGCCCGCCGAACAAAACGGCTGTGAACGGAGAGTGTATACCTTGCAATGTTACTTGCCCGAAAACTTGCCGAGCAGAAAATCCAATACATTCCGGAAATATAGAATCATTCAAAGATTGCACCATAATAGACGGCTCTATAGAGATTCTCGAGATGACATTCACAGGATTTCAGCACGTGAATCGCGATTATTCATTTGGTGAGCACTACGCGAGCATGGAGCCAGACGCTTTGGAGGTGTTCAGCACGGTGCGAGAGGTGACCGGCTACCTGAACGTCCAAGCGCATCATCCAAACTTCACTAGTCTCTCTTACTTCCGAAACCTGGAAGTGATTGGAGGTCGACAAGTCGTCGAAAACCTCTTCGCCGcactttacatcgtgaaaacatCGTTGAAGTCCTTAGGCTTGAAATCTCTGAAAAGGGTCAACTCAGGGGCGATAGCGATTATGGAAAACAGATACCTTTGTTATGCAGAGAAGATAGCGTggaataaattagtaaaatcaaAGGAccataaacaaataattcagAAAAACGGCGATCCGAGGACTTGTG AAAAATCAAATTTGGTGTGTGATCCTCAATGTTCTGAGGACGGTTGCTGGGGTCCAGGTCCGGACCAATGCCTCGCGTGTCAAAACTTTAAATTCGGTGAAACGTGCATCCAGAATTGCAGTGTACATCCAGG ATTATACAAAGCCGGTGCGAAGATCTGCAAACAGTGTCACGCAGAATGTCTCGACGGTTGCACAGGACCGAGTCGGGCGAACTGCACGAGGTGTAAACACGTACGCGACGGGCCCTACTGCGTTGCCGAATGCCCTGACTCCAGATATGCATCAGAAAACGGCACTTGCCTACCTTGCCACTACAACTGCATCAATGGCTGTACTGGGCCCACTAACACCGTTGGTCCAGGCGGATGCAATTCATGCAAAAAAGCCATAATCAGCGCTGACGCTAGAGTTGAGAGTTGTCTCAAAGAGGACGAATCCTGCCCTGATGGCTATTATAACGAATGGGTTGGCAATGTTAAACCCCTTGAAGGGAAAGTTAAAGTGGCTTGTAGAAAATGTCACCCTCTATGCAAAAAATGTTCTGGTTTTGGTATCCACAAACAAGTATGTCAAGTTTGCAATGGCTTCAATAGAGGAGATCAATGCGAAGACGAGTGTCCAGCTGATCACTACACTGATGAGGTGGGAAGAATTTGTACGCCGTGCCACTCTGAGTGCAAAGGCTGCACGGGACCCGGTTCTACAGATTGTATCAAATGCAAAAATTTTAAGGTATTCTTGAGTGATGTAAATACTGCTGATCAAAGACTTGAATTCAATTGTACACTAACATGTCCTGACAGCTTACCTCACAAGATATTCCTAGACGAGCAACTCCAAGATCAAATTGAAGAGCCGTATTGCTCAGAACATGCAAATGGTCATTCGAGCACGGCAACAGCTAGGACACCAACAGTGTTAGTAATATTCCTGGTCTTAGCATGCATGATACTAATAGTACTCGCAATTATTGGCTATACCTGCCGACAAAAAGCAAAGGCAAAGAAAGACGCCGTTAAAATGACACTGGTTCTAACTGGATGTGAAGATAATGAACCTTTGCGCCCGACGAATGTAAAACCAAATCTAGCTAAATTACGAATAGTTAAGGAGGCTGAGTTGCGCAGAGGTGGCATGCTCGGATTTGGCGCTTTCGGAAAAGTATATAAAGGTGTTTGGGTCCCTGAGGGCGAAAACGTAAAAATTCCTGTCGCTATCAAGGTTTTAAAGGAAGGTACAGGGGCGAACACAAGCAAAGAGTTTCTTGAAGAGGCGTACATCATGGCTAGCGTGGAGCATCCAAACTTGCTTCAACTGTTGGCTGTCTGTATGACGAACCAAATGATGTTGATTACTCAGTTGATGCCACTAGGATGCTTGCTCGACTATGTACGAacacacaaagaaaaaataggTTCCAAAGCATTTTTAAATTGGTGCACTCAAATCGCACGCGGAATGGCCTACTTAGAAGATAAAAGATTAGTTCACAGAGACTTAGCAGCTAGAAACGTATTAGTACAAACCCCGAACTGCGTTAAGATAACTGATTTTGGTTTAGCTAAACTACTAGATATTAACGAAGATGAATATAAAGCGGCAGGTGGTAAGATGCCTATCAAGTGGTTGGCACTTGAGTGCATACAGCACAGGATTTTCACTCATAAGAGTGACGTTTGGGCATTCGGTGTCACGATTTGGGAAATATTAAGTTATGGGGCACGACCGTACGAAAATATTTCAGCAAGAAATGTGCCTGAACTAATTGAAAACGGATTGAAATTACCTCAGCCAAGCATATGCACGTTAGACATATACTGTGTCATGGTGTCATGTTGGATGCTAGATGCGGACAGCCGGCCGACCTTTAAGCAGCTCGCCGACACGTTCGCTGAAATGGCCAGAGATCCCGGCAGATACCTTGTTATACCTGGGGACAAGTTTATGCGACTTCCGTCCTATTCTACGcag GATGAGAAGGAATTGATTAGAAATCTGTCATCGGCAATGGAAGGCTCAGAATCGCTGGTCGAAGCTGACGAATACCTGCAGCCGAAATTCAAAGCCGTCCCTGGCACGGCTTCAACAAACTCTGCCAGCGCCGGAATAGAAACGCAGACAAGTTCACTAAAGCCATGTACGTCTTCCTCGTGGGCGAACAACGGTACCGGACCAGACGGGGTCGTTTCGGAAAATAACGGTCCTAAGCCTGAGACATGGGATCACGAATTGCTGAGATACAACCACCAAGGGAATCAAGATGGAGCGGATATGCGGCACTATTACAACAATGGGGTGTGCGTATCAGACAGTTCCAGCTCTAGATATTGCAGTGATCCTATGAAAACTAGAACCGAAGTATCCATTGAGGGCAATTTCGACAGCATGTCTAAGATTAAAGAAGCTCAAGTCGGAAGTCTTAAGTTGAACTTGCCATTAGACGAAGACGATTATTTAATGCCTTCGCCGCAACACAACCAGAATGCGTCGACTTACATGGATTTGATCGGAGAAGGTGGTGAGCCTCAAGAAGTAAAGGATTTGCGCTTTAGCACTTTCGGTGGCTCAAAGCGTTGTATCGATAATCCGGAGTACCTAATGTCGGACGAGAGTGTTCCGACTCAGACCCTGGGCATCCCGACGGAGCCGGTGCCGCTTGAGTCGATATGTGTCAGCGACGGCAGCGGGAGCGACTCCACGCCACGGCCCGGCCCCAGCAAATACCTTCCGCAGCGCTCGGTGGAAGAGGAGTCCATGTCGGATCACGAGTACTACAACGACCTGCAGCGCGAGCTCCAGCCGCTGCGCAGGAACGAGACCACGGTGTAG
- the LOC115455774 gene encoding epidermal growth factor receptor isoform X2, translating to MWNVIVLLVVSSAFSRADFQERVCIGTNGRMSVPSNRETHYRNLRDRFTNCTYVDGNLELTWLQNETMDLSFLKYIREVTGYVLISQVSVRKIVLPQLQIIRGRTLFKLNVRDEEFALVVTMSTAFTLELPALRDVLRGSVGIYNNYNLCHVKTINWDEIITGVNATYVYVYNFTTPERVCPRCHPSCEMGCWGEGPENCQKFSKTNCSPQCAQGRCFGPNPRDCCNTFCAGGCTGPKANQCLACRNFYDEGTCSQECPQMQIYNPTTYSWEPNPNGKYAYGATCVRNCPEHLLKDSGACVRSCPPNKTAVNGECIPCNVTCPKTCRAENPIHSGNIESFKDCTIIDGSIEILEMTFTGFQHVNRDYSFGEHYASMEPDALEVFSTVREVTGYLNVQAHHPNFTSLSYFRNLEVIGGRQVVENLFAALYIVKTSLKSLGLKSLKRVNSGAIAIMENRYLCYAEKIAWNKLVKSKDHKQIIQKNGDPRTCEKSNLVCDPQCSEDGCWGPGPDQCLACQNFKFGETCIQNCSVHPGLYKAGAKICKQCHAECLDGCTGPSRANCTRCKHVRDGPYCVAECPDSRYASENGTCLPCHYNCINGCTGPTNTVGPGGCNSCKKAIISADARVESCLKEDESCPDGYYNEWVGNVKPLEGKVKVACRKCHPLCKKCSGFGIHKQVCQVCNGFNRGDQCEDECPADHYTDEVGRICTPCHSECKGCTGPGSTDCIKCKNFKVFLSDVNTADQRLEFNCTLTCPDSLPHKIFLDEQLQDQIEEPYCSEHANGHSSTATARTPTVLVIFLVLACMILIVLAIIGYTCRQKAKAKKDAVKMTLVLTGCEDNEPLRPTNVKPNLAKLRIVKEAELRRGGMLGFGAFGKVYKGVWVPEGENVKIPVAIKVLKEGTGANTSKEFLEEAYIMASVEHPNLLQLLAVCMTNQMMLITQLMPLGCLLDYVRTHKEKIGSKAFLNWCTQIARGMAYLEDKRLVHRDLAARNVLVQTPNCVKITDFGLAKLLDINEDEYKAAGGKMPIKWLALECIQHRIFTHKSDVWAFGVTIWEILSYGARPYENISARNVPELIENGLKLPQPSICTLDIYCVMVSCWMLDADSRPTFKQLADTFAEMARDPGRYLVIPGDKFMRLPSYSTQDEKELIRNLSSAMEGSESLVEADEYLQPKFKAVPGTASTNSASAGIETQTSSLKPCTSSSWANNGTGPDGVVSENNGPKPETWDHELLRYNHQGNQDGADMRHYYNNGVCVSDSSSSRYCSDPMKTRTEVSIEGNFDSMSKIKEAQVGSLKLNLPLDEDDYLMPSPQHNQNASTYMDLIGEGGEPQEVKDLRFSTFGGSKRCIDNPEYLMSDESVPTQTLGIPTEPVPLESICVSDGSGSDSTPRPGPSKYLPQRSVEEESMSDHEYYNDLQRELQPLRRNETTV from the exons TATGCATCGGTACAAACGGACGGATGTCAGTCCCGTCGAACCGCGAGACTCACTACCGGAATCTTCGCGACCGCTTCACTAACTGTACCTACGTCGACGGCAACCTTGAGCTAACATGGCTACAGAACGAAACCATGGATTTATCTTTCCTAAAGTACATACGAGAAGTAACAGGCTACGTGCTCATATCTCAAGTGAGCGTTCGAAAAATCGTGCTGCCCCAACTCCAGATCATCCGCGGACGCACTCTCTTCAAGCTAAACGTTAGAGATGAAGAATTTGCTCTGGTGGTAACAATGTCTACGGCATTCACTCTCGAGTTGCCGGCGCTTCGGGACGTGCTGCGCGGCAGTGTGGGCATCTACAACAACTACAACTTGTGCCACGTCAAGACTATTAACTGGGATGAAATAATAACAGGCGTAAATGCAACGTATGTATACGTGTATAATTTTACAACACCGGAACGAGTATGTCCTCGCTGCCATCCCAGTTGTGAAATGGGCTGCTGGGGAGAAGGCCCTGAAAACTGCCAAAAGTTCTCGAAGACAAACTGTAGCCCGCAATGTGCACAAGGACGCTGCTTTGGGCCGAACCCTCGAGATTGTTGCAACACCTTCTGCGCCGGAGGATGTACGGGTCCAAAAGCTAACCAATGTCTTGCCTGTAGAAACTTTTATGATGAAGGCACTTGTTCTCAAGAATGTCCACAAATGCAAATATATAACCCTACTACATATTCTTGGGAGCCGAACCCAAATGGAAAGTATGCATATGGAGCAACATGCGTCCGTAATTGTCCCGAGCACTTATTAAAAGACAGCGGTGCGTGTGTCAGGAGCTGCCCGCCGAACAAAACGGCTGTGAACGGAGAGTGTATACCTTGCAATGTTACTTGCCCGAAAACTTGCCGAGCAGAAAATCCAATACATTCCGGAAATATAGAATCATTCAAAGATTGCACCATAATAGACGGCTCTATAGAGATTCTCGAGATGACATTCACAGGATTTCAGCACGTGAATCGCGATTATTCATTTGGTGAGCACTACGCGAGCATGGAGCCAGACGCTTTGGAGGTGTTCAGCACGGTGCGAGAGGTGACCGGCTACCTGAACGTCCAAGCGCATCATCCAAACTTCACTAGTCTCTCTTACTTCCGAAACCTGGAAGTGATTGGAGGTCGACAAGTCGTCGAAAACCTCTTCGCCGcactttacatcgtgaaaacatCGTTGAAGTCCTTAGGCTTGAAATCTCTGAAAAGGGTCAACTCAGGGGCGATAGCGATTATGGAAAACAGATACCTTTGTTATGCAGAGAAGATAGCGTggaataaattagtaaaatcaaAGGAccataaacaaataattcagAAAAACGGCGATCCGAGGACTTGTG AAAAATCAAATTTGGTGTGTGATCCTCAATGTTCTGAGGACGGTTGCTGGGGTCCAGGTCCGGACCAATGCCTCGCGTGTCAAAACTTTAAATTCGGTGAAACGTGCATCCAGAATTGCAGTGTACATCCAGG ATTATACAAAGCCGGTGCGAAGATCTGCAAACAGTGTCACGCAGAATGTCTCGACGGTTGCACAGGACCGAGTCGGGCGAACTGCACGAGGTGTAAACACGTACGCGACGGGCCCTACTGCGTTGCCGAATGCCCTGACTCCAGATATGCATCAGAAAACGGCACTTGCCTACCTTGCCACTACAACTGCATCAATGGCTGTACTGGGCCCACTAACACCGTTGGTCCAGGCGGATGCAATTCATGCAAAAAAGCCATAATCAGCGCTGACGCTAGAGTTGAGAGTTGTCTCAAAGAGGACGAATCCTGCCCTGATGGCTATTATAACGAATGGGTTGGCAATGTTAAACCCCTTGAAGGGAAAGTTAAAGTGGCTTGTAGAAAATGTCACCCTCTATGCAAAAAATGTTCTGGTTTTGGTATCCACAAACAAGTATGTCAAGTTTGCAATGGCTTCAATAGAGGAGATCAATGCGAAGACGAGTGTCCAGCTGATCACTACACTGATGAGGTGGGAAGAATTTGTACGCCGTGCCACTCTGAGTGCAAAGGCTGCACGGGACCCGGTTCTACAGATTGTATCAAATGCAAAAATTTTAAGGTATTCTTGAGTGATGTAAATACTGCTGATCAAAGACTTGAATTCAATTGTACACTAACATGTCCTGACAGCTTACCTCACAAGATATTCCTAGACGAGCAACTCCAAGATCAAATTGAAGAGCCGTATTGCTCAGAACATGCAAATGGTCATTCGAGCACGGCAACAGCTAGGACACCAACAGTGTTAGTAATATTCCTGGTCTTAGCATGCATGATACTAATAGTACTCGCAATTATTGGCTATACCTGCCGACAAAAAGCAAAGGCAAAGAAAGACGCCGTTAAAATGACACTGGTTCTAACTGGATGTGAAGATAATGAACCTTTGCGCCCGACGAATGTAAAACCAAATCTAGCTAAATTACGAATAGTTAAGGAGGCTGAGTTGCGCAGAGGTGGCATGCTCGGATTTGGCGCTTTCGGAAAAGTATATAAAGGTGTTTGGGTCCCTGAGGGCGAAAACGTAAAAATTCCTGTCGCTATCAAGGTTTTAAAGGAAGGTACAGGGGCGAACACAAGCAAAGAGTTTCTTGAAGAGGCGTACATCATGGCTAGCGTGGAGCATCCAAACTTGCTTCAACTGTTGGCTGTCTGTATGACGAACCAAATGATGTTGATTACTCAGTTGATGCCACTAGGATGCTTGCTCGACTATGTACGAacacacaaagaaaaaataggTTCCAAAGCATTTTTAAATTGGTGCACTCAAATCGCACGCGGAATGGCCTACTTAGAAGATAAAAGATTAGTTCACAGAGACTTAGCAGCTAGAAACGTATTAGTACAAACCCCGAACTGCGTTAAGATAACTGATTTTGGTTTAGCTAAACTACTAGATATTAACGAAGATGAATATAAAGCGGCAGGTGGTAAGATGCCTATCAAGTGGTTGGCACTTGAGTGCATACAGCACAGGATTTTCACTCATAAGAGTGACGTTTGGGCATTCGGTGTCACGATTTGGGAAATATTAAGTTATGGGGCACGACCGTACGAAAATATTTCAGCAAGAAATGTGCCTGAACTAATTGAAAACGGATTGAAATTACCTCAGCCAAGCATATGCACGTTAGACATATACTGTGTCATGGTGTCATGTTGGATGCTAGATGCGGACAGCCGGCCGACCTTTAAGCAGCTCGCCGACACGTTCGCTGAAATGGCCAGAGATCCCGGCAGATACCTTGTTATACCTGGGGACAAGTTTATGCGACTTCCGTCCTATTCTACGcag GATGAGAAGGAATTGATTAGAAATCTGTCATCGGCAATGGAAGGCTCAGAATCGCTGGTCGAAGCTGACGAATACCTGCAGCCGAAATTCAAAGCCGTCCCTGGCACGGCTTCAACAAACTCTGCCAGCGCCGGAATAGAAACGCAGACAAGTTCACTAAAGCCATGTACGTCTTCCTCGTGGGCGAACAACGGTACCGGACCAGACGGGGTCGTTTCGGAAAATAACGGTCCTAAGCCTGAGACATGGGATCACGAATTGCTGAGATACAACCACCAAGGGAATCAAGATGGAGCGGATATGCGGCACTATTACAACAATGGGGTGTGCGTATCAGACAGTTCCAGCTCTAGATATTGCAGTGATCCTATGAAAACTAGAACCGAAGTATCCATTGAGGGCAATTTCGACAGCATGTCTAAGATTAAAGAAGCTCAAGTCGGAAGTCTTAAGTTGAACTTGCCATTAGACGAAGACGATTATTTAATGCCTTCGCCGCAACACAACCAGAATGCGTCGACTTACATGGATTTGATCGGAGAAGGTGGTGAGCCTCAAGAAGTAAAGGATTTGCGCTTTAGCACTTTCGGTGGCTCAAAGCGTTGTATCGATAATCCGGAGTACCTAATGTCGGACGAGAGTGTTCCGACTCAGACCCTGGGCATCCCGACGGAGCCGGTGCCGCTTGAGTCGATATGTGTCAGCGACGGCAGCGGGAGCGACTCCACGCCACGGCCCGGCCCCAGCAAATACCTTCCGCAGCGCTCGGTGGAAGAGGAGTCCATGTCGGATCACGAGTACTACAACGACCTGCAGCGCGAGCTCCAGCCGCTGCGCAGGAACGAGACCACGGTGTAG